From a single Phaenicophaeus curvirostris isolate KB17595 chromosome 23, BPBGC_Pcur_1.0, whole genome shotgun sequence genomic region:
- the YRDC gene encoding threonylcarbamoyl-AMP synthase isoform X1 has translation MRRAAVVAALARVAEGGPGPGFGPGGSGCGARLLLPPGRARPSDHTGWGEAVAATARALLSGGLVAVPTDTVYGVACLAQDTGAVQSIYRLKGRDGGKPLAICLGDVENIHRYCQVNVPHELLQDLLPGPVTLVLKRSEELNKDLNPFTSLVGVRIPDHSFVRDVARACSGPLALTSANFSSQASTLTVSEFQDLWPHLSLIIDGGPIGDVQSPECRLGSTVVDLSVPGKFSIIRPGCALTSTVEILRQKYGLIPGSS, from the exons ATGCGGCGGGCGGCGGTGGTGGCGGCGCTGGCTCGAGTGGCGGAGGGAGGGCCGGGACCGGGCTTCGGCCCCGGGGGCAGCGGCTGCGGGGCCCGCCTGCTGCTGCCGCCCGGCCGGGCCCGCCCCAGCGACCACACCG GCTGGGGGGAAGCAGTGGCGGCCACCGCGAGGGCTTTGCTGTCGGGAGGGCTGGTGGCGGTGCCGACAGACACGGTGTACGGCGTGGCGTGCCTGGCCCAGGACACCGGCGCCGTGCAGAGCATCTACCGCCTGAAGGGACGGGATGGTGGGAAGCCGCTGGCTATCTGCCTCGGGGATGTGGAGAACATCCACAG GTACTGCCAGGTGAACGTGCCACACGAGCTGCTACAGGACCTCCTCCCAGGGCCCGTGACCCTGGTTTTAAAGCGGTCAGAAGAGCTGAATAAAGACTTGAATCCTTTCACATCG CTGGTCGGTGTTCGCATTCCAGACCACTCCTTTGTTAGGGACGTGGCACGAGCTTGCTCCGGGCCCCTGGCTTTAACAAGCGCTAACTTCAGCTCTCAGGCCAGCACGCTGACTGTCTCG GAGTTCCAAGACCTGTGGCCTCATCTGTCCCTAATCATCGACGGAGGCCCCATAGGGGATGTCCAGAGCCCAGAGTGTCGCTTGGGGTCGACAGTGGTTGACTTGTCTGTGCCGGGGAAGTTCAGCATCATCCGGCCTGGCTG TGCGCTGACATCGACAGTTGAAATCCTGAGGCAGAAATACGGCTTGATACCAGGATCGTCTTAA
- the YRDC gene encoding threonylcarbamoyl-AMP synthase isoform X2 — MRRAAVVAALARVAEGGPGPGFGPGGSGCGARLLLPPGRARPSDHTGWGEAVAATARALLSGGLVAVPTDTVYGVACLAQDTGAVQSIYRLKGRDGGKPLAICLGDVENIHRYCQVNVPHELLQDLLPGPVTLVLKRSEELNKDLNPFTSEFQDLWPHLSLIIDGGPIGDVQSPECRLGSTVVDLSVPGKFSIIRPGCALTSTVEILRQKYGLIPGSS, encoded by the exons ATGCGGCGGGCGGCGGTGGTGGCGGCGCTGGCTCGAGTGGCGGAGGGAGGGCCGGGACCGGGCTTCGGCCCCGGGGGCAGCGGCTGCGGGGCCCGCCTGCTGCTGCCGCCCGGCCGGGCCCGCCCCAGCGACCACACCG GCTGGGGGGAAGCAGTGGCGGCCACCGCGAGGGCTTTGCTGTCGGGAGGGCTGGTGGCGGTGCCGACAGACACGGTGTACGGCGTGGCGTGCCTGGCCCAGGACACCGGCGCCGTGCAGAGCATCTACCGCCTGAAGGGACGGGATGGTGGGAAGCCGCTGGCTATCTGCCTCGGGGATGTGGAGAACATCCACAG GTACTGCCAGGTGAACGTGCCACACGAGCTGCTACAGGACCTCCTCCCAGGGCCCGTGACCCTGGTTTTAAAGCGGTCAGAAGAGCTGAATAAAGACTTGAATCCTTTCACATCG GAGTTCCAAGACCTGTGGCCTCATCTGTCCCTAATCATCGACGGAGGCCCCATAGGGGATGTCCAGAGCCCAGAGTGTCGCTTGGGGTCGACAGTGGTTGACTTGTCTGTGCCGGGGAAGTTCAGCATCATCCGGCCTGGCTG TGCGCTGACATCGACAGTTGAAATCCTGAGGCAGAAATACGGCTTGATACCAGGATCGTCTTAA